A stretch of the Hyperolius riggenbachi isolate aHypRig1 chromosome 11, aHypRig1.pri, whole genome shotgun sequence genome encodes the following:
- the LOC137537563 gene encoding uncharacterized protein: MRMRMRFFQECALPGQSVLPVWQICMRDFRLRRRKMAAKWFTTENLIIKIENSPELYDKSLPGYKDHQRAHEIWSNIAKDFLGEKWNTLSQKGKDSKIALLRTRWKSVRDSYKKEIEKQYHESKSGSGSSQRTKYKYCGILEFLRKHHEPAETEDSLPPDPEEDDVEVPPTTTSDVEVEEDTTQDVDTATLEDSDSTTPDHTPHSPASSRTRTTVRSSRGVRVATQGRRIGRGMSRAEYDQKLISSIEKAVDHMEKREDEMKQLKEPCTQYLLSLVPLLQKVPPDKQWAARHAISETLGRFLLPESRADDNVHNYLQQPHLPASSQQYNAHPQLSYHMQRIYDPPHYPPMHMHNMPYGQQPHYSMPPPQRPDQGMRFQTSSMHSDSTVYTDLTSHSQPHTNAELGTHAYNQGPGSMCDLLSQHD; this comes from the exons ATGCGGATGCGGATGCGTTTTTTTCAAGAATGCgcacttccaggtcaaagtgtgcttcctgtgtggcagatttgCATGAGGGATTTTAGACTGCGCAGGAGGAAGATGGCAGCAAAGTGGTTTACCACAGAAAACCTGATAATTAAGATTGAAAACAGCCCAGAACTTTATGACAAGTCTTTGCCTGGATATAAAGACCACCAAAGGGCTCATGAAATCTGGAGCAACATTGCAAAAGATTTTCTTGGAGAAAAATGGAATACTTTGAGCCAAAAGGGCAAGGATTCTAAGA TTGCCCTCCTGCGGACAAGATGGAAGTCGGTCAGAGACAGTTACAAAAAGGAGATTGAAAAGCAATACCATGAATCCAAAAGTGGGTCTGGAAGTTCGCAGCGAACAAAATATAAATATTGTGGCATATTAGAATTTCTAAGAAAACATCATGAACCGGCTGA GACTGAAGATAGCCTACCACCAGATCCTGAGGAGGACGATGTAGAGGTGCCACCTACCACCACCAGTGATGTGGAAGTTGAAGAAGACACTACACAGGATGTTGACACTGCTACACTGGAAGACAGTGACTCTACTAccccagatcacacaccacacagcccagcgagtagtcggacacgcacaactgtcaggtctagtagaggtgtgagggtagctacacaaggcaggagaataggaagaggtatgagcagggctgaatacgaccAGAAGCTGATTAGTTCAATAGAAAAGGCTGTTGATCatatggagaagcgagaggatGAAATGAAACAACTTAAAGAGCCATGCACACAGTATCTTTTAAGTTTGGTGCCACTATTACAAAAAGTGCCTCCTGATAAGCAATGGGCAGCCAGACATGCCATCTCTGAGACCCTGGGGAGATTCTTACTACCTGAGAGCCGTGCAGatgacaatgtgcacaactacttGCAGCAACCACACCTGCCTGCTTCCAGCCAACAATATAATGCACACCCACAACTCTCTTACCATATGCAACGCATTTATGACCCACCCCACTACCCACCAATGCATATGCATAACATGCCATATGGTCAACAGCCTCATTACTCTATGCCTCCACCTCAGCGCCCTGATCAAGGTATGCGATTTCAAACATCATCTATGCACAGTGACTCTACAGTGTACACTGATTTAACATCGCACAGCCAGCCTCATACAAATGCTGAATTAGGTACACATGCTTACAATCAGGGCCCTGGTAGTATGTGTGATTTGCTATCACAACATGACTAG